TTTAACGCCCGCTGGCGCACCGTCCTTCCGTTGATTGCGGTGGTGGCCACCGGATGCCAGACAATGAGTCCACGCGCACGGTCGATGGACGCGGTGAAACTTCCCGCATCATGGAAAACGGGTGCCGGTTTTTCGCAGGCGACAGTTTCTGTGGATTTGAGCAAGTGGTGGGGAGAGTTCCATGATCCGGTGCTGACCGCCTTGATCCGGGAGTCCATCGAGTCCAGCCCCAGCCTGAAATCCGCCCACTCGGTGGTCCGGGAATCCCGCGCCCGCAGATCTTCGGAGGGCAGTGCGCTCTTGCCCACGCTAACAGGTGGTCTTGGCTCCAGTGATGGTTGGACGCGGTCTGATTCAGCGACCGGTGCGGCTGTGAGTGATCATACAAAACTCTACTCCGCCGGATTGAATGCGTCCTGGGAGGTGGATCTTTTTGGCAAACAGAAAGCGTCTGTGGCGGCAGCCGGGGCGGATCTTTCGGAGGCGGAGGAAACTTTGCGCTCGGTGCAGGCCTCGCTGGCTTCGGAGGTCGCGCTTGCCTACCTCAACCTGCGCGCCGCCGAATCCCGGCTGGCGGTGGTGCGGGAAAACGTCAAGATCCTGGAGAGCACGCTAGAGCTCGCATCATGGCGTGAGCAGGCTGGTCAGGGGGATGCCTTGGATGCGCAGCGGGCGAAGAGCAATGTGGAGCAGGTGCGGTCGTCGATTCCCACCTTGGAGCAAGCTATTGAAAGTGCGAAAAACTCGCTGGCACTCCTGGCTGGAAAATCTCCCGGTGCGCTTGATGACCTGCTTGCCAAACGGACAGGCAAACTGCCCGAGCCCCCGAGAAAACTGGCTGTCGGCATTCCCGCCGACACCATGCGACAGCGTCCGGATGTCCGTGGTGCCGGCTACGCCTGGTTGGCGGCGGTTTACCGCACGCATTCCGCGGAGGCGGCGCGTATGCCGTCGCTCAGTCTGAATGGCAGCCTCGGGGTGGATTCGAGCGTCGCCTCCCATTTGTTGAACCCCGAACGGGTGGCGGCCAACGTCATCGCCGGGCTGACGTCTCCCATTTTCGACGGTGGAAAAATCCGCAGTCAGATCGCGATTCAGAGCGAGCAGCAGGAGCAGGCATTGCAGAACTACAGGAAGCAGGTGCTTACCGCCTTATCCGAGGTGCAGGATGCGCTGGTTGCCTGTCAGAAAAACGAGGAACGTGCAGCGATCACCGCCAAGGCC
The sequence above is drawn from the Akkermansiaceae bacterium genome and encodes:
- a CDS encoding efflux transporter outer membrane subunit is translated as MKPHISRFLPRFNARWRTVLPLIAVVATGCQTMSPRARSMDAVKLPASWKTGAGFSQATVSVDLSKWWGEFHDPVLTALIRESIESSPSLKSAHSVVRESRARRSSEGSALLPTLTGGLGSSDGWTRSDSATGAAVSDHTKLYSAGLNASWEVDLFGKQKASVAAAGADLSEAEETLRSVQASLASEVALAYLNLRAAESRLAVVRENVKILESTLELASWREQAGQGDALDAQRAKSNVEQVRSSIPTLEQAIESAKNSLALLAGKSPGALDDLLAKRTGKLPEPPRKLAVGIPADTMRQRPDVRGAGYAWLAAVYRTHSAEAARMPSLSLNGSLGVDSSVASHLLNPERVAANVIAGLTSPIFDGGKIRSQIAIQSEQQEQALQNYRKQVLTALSEVQDALVACQKNEERAAITAKALAAARDAEQLARQRYEAGVVDITTVLDTQQSRLSLQEQAVTVRADRSSSFVALYKALGGGWKK